Proteins encoded by one window of Maliibacterium massiliense:
- a CDS encoding Asp23/Gls24 family envelope stress response protein encodes MPAQIKNDLGTITFSDTSIATMAGMTVVECYGIVGMAATKATDGLIELLKRDNLSRGVRVTTRDDQVTIDLYVIVEYGISITAVCKSVIETVKYKVETFLGIPVESVNVHVQGVRV; translated from the coding sequence ATGCCCGCACAAATCAAGAATGATTTAGGTACGATTACGTTCTCGGATACGTCCATTGCAACGATGGCAGGCATGACTGTTGTGGAATGCTACGGCATCGTGGGCATGGCGGCCACCAAGGCGACCGATGGCTTGATTGAACTGCTTAAACGTGATAATCTCAGCCGGGGCGTGCGCGTCACCACCAGGGACGACCAGGTCACCATCGATCTGTACGTCATTGTGGAGTACGGCATCTCGATTACCGCTGTGTGCAAAAGCGTCATCGAGACGGTCAAGTACAAAGTGGAGACGTTCCTGGGTATCCCGGTGGAAAGTG
- the rpmB gene encoding 50S ribosomal protein L28: MAKFCEVCGKGMMSGNNVSHSHRKTRRIWAPNIQRVRAVVNGTPCTLHVCTRCLRSGKVQRSV, from the coding sequence ATGGCCAAGTTTTGTGAAGTGTGTGGCAAAGGTATGATGTCGGGTAACAACGTGAGTCATTCGCACCGCAAGACCCGTCGTATCTGGGCGCCCAATATCCAGCGCGTTCGCGCTGTGGTCAACGGCACCCCTTGCACGTTGCATGTTTGCACGCGTTGCCTGCGCAGCGGCAAAGTACAGCGCTCGGTGTAA
- the rpe gene encoding ribulose-phosphate 3-epimerase, protein MSEQKRILVSPSILAADFAALGAAAQRAEAAGADMLHVDVMDGQFVPNISFGQDMVRALKAYTSLPLDVHLMITDADSKAQRFAEAGADIVTFHVEAALHTHRVLSNLRRAGCRAGVALNPATPLETLSYILPDVDMVLIMTVNPGFGGQTYIPAMFDKIKTLRRWIDAGGYNVDIEVDGGVTLENAHLFSDAGANVLVGGTCIFKADDMARAVRALKKGAGR, encoded by the coding sequence ATGAGTGAGCAGAAAAGGATTCTGGTATCCCCGTCCATATTGGCGGCGGACTTTGCCGCGCTGGGCGCGGCGGCGCAGCGCGCGGAGGCGGCGGGCGCGGATATGCTGCATGTGGACGTGATGGACGGGCAGTTTGTGCCCAACATCTCCTTTGGGCAGGACATGGTGCGCGCGCTGAAGGCATACACCAGTTTGCCATTGGACGTGCATCTGATGATTACGGACGCGGACAGCAAGGCGCAGCGCTTTGCCGAGGCGGGCGCGGATATCGTCACCTTCCACGTGGAGGCGGCGCTGCACACACACCGGGTGCTTTCCAACCTGCGTCGCGCGGGCTGCCGCGCGGGGGTGGCGCTCAACCCGGCCACGCCGCTGGAGACCCTTTCCTACATCCTGCCGGATGTGGATATGGTGCTCATCATGACGGTGAACCCGGGCTTTGGCGGGCAGACGTATATCCCCGCCATGTTCGATAAGATCAAAACGCTGCGCCGATGGATTGATGCGGGCGGTTACAACGTGGATATCGAGGTAGACGGGGGCGTCACACTGGAGAACGCCCATTTGTTCAGCGATGCGGGCGCCAATGTGCTGGTGGGCGGCACCTGCATCTTCAAGGCGGACGACATGGCCCGCGCAGTACGCGCGCTCAAAAAAGGGGCCGGGCGATGA
- a CDS encoding thiamine diphosphokinase, protein MKALLVVGGPDPGRALIQRQAQGAEMVICADRGAQYALGAGVTPQVLIGDMDSIAPDALASCQRAGTQIIQQRPDKDFTDTELALLHAEELGAQNIVLLGGLGGRIDHTLSNLRLLLPFARRNVRITMMDPASAIFVATRTVTWRAPVGTTVSMFPLSEGVKVLRTQGLAYPLSDKTLPMDTSLCVSNVMQEARALVDVRDGYLMIMVLQVND, encoded by the coding sequence ATGAAGGCGCTGCTGGTTGTGGGCGGCCCCGACCCGGGGCGCGCGCTGATCCAGCGCCAGGCGCAGGGGGCGGAGATGGTGATCTGCGCCGACCGCGGCGCGCAGTACGCGCTGGGCGCGGGCGTCACGCCCCAGGTGCTCATCGGGGATATGGACTCCATTGCGCCCGATGCGCTGGCCTCCTGCCAGCGGGCGGGCACCCAGATCATCCAGCAGCGGCCGGACAAGGATTTTACCGATACGGAGCTTGCGCTGCTGCACGCAGAGGAACTGGGCGCGCAGAACATCGTGCTGTTGGGGGGCCTGGGCGGGCGCATCGACCACACGCTAAGCAACCTGCGCCTGCTGCTGCCCTTTGCGCGGCGCAACGTGCGCATCACCATGATGGACCCCGCCAGCGCCATCTTTGTGGCCACGCGCACCGTTACCTGGCGCGCGCCGGTGGGCACCACGGTATCGATGTTCCCGTTGAGCGAGGGTGTCAAGGTGCTGCGCACCCAGGGGCTTGCTTATCCGCTCAGCGACAAGACCCTGCCCATGGACACCAGCCTGTGCGTCAGCAACGTGATGCAGGAAGCGCGCGCGCTGGTGGATGTGCGCGACGGGTATCTGATGATCATGGTGCTGCAGGTGAACGATTAA